In Pikeienuella piscinae, the sequence CGTCGACTTGCCCGCGCCATTGGCCCCGACAAGCGCGTGAATTTCGCCGGCATGGGCCGCGAGATTCACGTCGCTCAACGCCGTCACGCCCGGATAACGCTTGGTGAGGCCCGCCGTTTCGATCAACGGACGCGCCCCCTCAACGCCGGCTCTCGCGGCCGCAGATCCCACCCTATTGCTCGGGCAGAAACTCGGCCGGCAACTGGCTCGCCCACCAGTCGTCCGGCGCGTCCGGAGAAACGTAATCGTCGATCGCGTCGGGCGCGATATAGACTGAGGGGACGGCCTCGCCGCGCACCACGTCCTCGCCCTTGAGCAGTTTCACGCCAAGCTCAACGGCGACCTGCCCGGCGCGGGTCGGAAATGTGACGGCGCCGCCCTGCTTGTGCTTGGCCACCCATTTCATCCAGCCGTTATATTCGTCGCCTGGCGAGAAAGTGACCTCGGAAAGCCGGCCCGCTTCGTCGAACGCCTCGGCCATTCCGATGGACATCTGACCGGCCGGTGAAAACACGCCGTCAATCTTCGGGAAGCGTTGCAGCAGGTTCTCGGTGATCTGCTTGGCCTTGGCGCGGTTCCAGTCGCCGTATTCGACCGAGGCGAGTTCGACCTTCGGGTATTCCTTCAGAACCGTCTCCAGCGCGTCAAGTTGGTCGACTGCCGCCGTCGTGCCGGCGATCGGCAGCATGGCGACGATACGCCCTTCACCGCCGATATCGTCCATCAGGCGGCGCGCGACCATCTCGCCAA encodes:
- a CDS encoding substrate-binding domain-containing protein, with translation MSLTRRLLITFAAAGLVAGPAFADQAAEVKQRELAAQIVNGAPFKKDGPYKIGVSAGYLSNSWVVFALQHVRWEASRHSEIEDVLVTDAAFNPAKQVADIEDLLRQDIDLLIYWPVDDTAVADVLKRAVEQGVPTVQAGGGFTDAPGTVTNAYISQWNLGEMVARRLMDDIGGEGRIVAMLPIAGTTAAVDQLDALETVLKEYPKVELASVEYGDWNRAKAKQITENLLQRFPKIDGVFSPAGQMSIGMAEAFDEAGRLSEVTFSPGDEYNGWMKWVAKHKQGGAVTFPTRAGQVAVELGVKLLKGEDVVRGEAVPSVYIAPDAIDDYVSPDAPDDWWASQLPAEFLPEQ